In a single window of the Tellurirhabdus bombi genome:
- a CDS encoding cytochrome c oxidase subunit 3, which yields MSNFITRRREPKRFALWLCIAGSMILFAVLLVAYLVRKGGADWQVIPLPKVFLASTAVILASSLTLHIANRSFEHERFVQYRLYMGTTLFLGVLFVLLQVLGWREWVSQGIYLQTNPSSSFLYVLSGVHLLHILIGVAFLGIAYTEAVQRKPYIDFFIYSVNPPNQLRIRLITLYWHFVDVLWLVVFLFLLVHHGM from the coding sequence ATGAGTAACTTTATTACGCGCCGCCGGGAGCCCAAACGCTTTGCCTTATGGCTGTGTATTGCGGGTAGTATGATTCTTTTCGCGGTTCTGCTCGTGGCCTATCTGGTTCGGAAAGGGGGTGCCGATTGGCAAGTTATTCCGCTGCCTAAGGTGTTTTTAGCCAGTACGGCGGTTATACTGGCTAGTAGTCTGACACTGCACATTGCCAACCGAAGTTTTGAGCACGAGCGGTTTGTTCAGTATCGTTTGTATATGGGTACGACACTGTTTCTGGGCGTTCTGTTCGTTTTGCTCCAAGTGCTGGGCTGGCGGGAGTGGGTTTCGCAGGGTATTTATCTACAGACCAATCCATCGAGCAGCTTTCTATACGTGCTTTCCGGGGTGCATTTGCTCCACATTCTGATTGGCGTAGCCTTTCTGGGCATTGCCTACACGGAGGCCGTTCAGCGGAAACCGTACATTGATTTCTTTATTTATAGCGTCAATCCGCCGAACCAGCTGCGTATTCGGCTGATTACCTTGTACTGGCATTTTGTGGATGTACTCTGGCTGGTGGTATTTTTGTTTCTGCTGGTTCACCACGGCATGTAA
- a CDS encoding vWA domain-containing protein: MHILFSFFLLSLFFQQKEGAAGSADTTRTITGTVTDLLNSQPLPGVQIIVKNKRIQAVTDTSGRYVLRNVPSEPQMLTFTFIGYKATTIPVKKGQVVADVQLAPDIQTLNEVVVVDYGTSQKKDLTGAVASFVPGSPLYTRARFNTEDYSAINENRFHDARQQPVTTFSADVDRASYSNVRRFINAGNLPPKDAVRIEELINYFEYAYPQPTGNDPIAIHTELSESPWNKGLQLLRIGLQARTISAEKLPAANLVFLIDVSGSMQHENKLPLVQSALNLLVDQLRPQDRVAMVVYAGAAGLVLPSTPGSERQRIKEAINDLQAGGSTAGGAGIQLAYQTALESFQKEGNNRVILATDGDFNVGESSDAALQRLVEEKRKTGIYLSVLGFGMGNFKDNKLETLADKGNGNYAYIDNWQEAQKIFAKEFGGTIFTVAKDVKLQLEFNPAHVKAYRLIGYENRMLRNEDFKDDQKDAGEMGSGHTVTALYELIPAGVESPYLAKSDSLKYQKKEMATAHKDELLNLKIRYKHPQEEKSQLLEHPVSHRPQSWAKTSDDFRFTAAVAGFGLLLRDSEYKGGATFDQMAALAREALGPDTEGYRSELIRLIKAAKTLDNSGVARK; the protein is encoded by the coding sequence ATGCACATTTTATTTTCATTTTTTCTACTAAGCCTCTTTTTTCAGCAAAAAGAAGGCGCTGCTGGTTCGGCAGATACAACGCGCACCATCACCGGAACTGTCACGGATCTACTGAATAGCCAGCCGCTTCCGGGAGTGCAGATTATTGTCAAAAATAAACGCATCCAGGCCGTTACGGATACCTCGGGACGCTATGTTTTGCGCAATGTACCGAGTGAACCTCAGATGTTGACATTTACTTTTATTGGGTACAAAGCAACAACGATTCCGGTCAAAAAAGGCCAGGTAGTTGCCGATGTGCAGTTGGCACCGGACATACAAACGCTCAATGAGGTAGTGGTTGTAGACTATGGTACTTCTCAGAAAAAAGATTTGACGGGCGCAGTAGCTAGTTTTGTGCCTGGTTCGCCCCTTTATACGCGGGCTCGTTTTAACACGGAGGATTATTCGGCTATTAACGAAAACAGATTTCACGATGCCCGCCAGCAACCCGTCACGACTTTTTCGGCAGACGTTGATCGGGCTTCCTATAGCAATGTGCGCCGGTTTATCAACGCGGGAAATCTACCTCCCAAAGATGCGGTTCGCATTGAAGAACTGATTAATTATTTTGAATATGCCTATCCCCAGCCAACGGGCAATGATCCGATAGCCATTCATACTGAGTTGTCCGAATCGCCCTGGAACAAGGGTTTGCAGCTCCTGCGGATTGGCTTGCAGGCCCGCACTATTTCTGCGGAGAAATTGCCCGCCGCTAATCTGGTTTTTCTGATTGATGTGTCCGGGTCCATGCAGCACGAAAACAAGTTGCCACTGGTGCAGTCGGCGCTGAATCTATTGGTTGATCAGTTGCGGCCGCAGGACCGGGTGGCTATGGTTGTGTATGCTGGCGCGGCTGGGCTTGTCCTGCCATCGACGCCTGGCAGCGAGCGCCAGCGGATTAAAGAGGCCATCAACGATTTGCAGGCGGGTGGGTCTACGGCGGGTGGCGCGGGTATTCAACTGGCTTACCAGACAGCCCTGGAATCGTTTCAAAAAGAAGGCAATAACCGGGTTATTCTGGCAACCGATGGCGATTTTAATGTGGGTGAATCGAGCGATGCGGCTTTGCAACGGCTGGTGGAGGAAAAACGCAAAACAGGTATTTACCTAAGTGTATTGGGTTTTGGCATGGGCAATTTTAAAGACAACAAACTGGAAACGCTGGCCGATAAAGGAAACGGCAACTACGCCTATATCGATAACTGGCAGGAAGCCCAGAAAATCTTTGCGAAAGAGTTTGGTGGAACCATCTTCACGGTGGCGAAAGACGTAAAGCTGCAATTGGAGTTCAATCCGGCTCACGTTAAGGCGTATCGGCTCATTGGCTACGAAAACCGGATGCTTCGTAATGAAGATTTCAAGGATGATCAGAAAGATGCTGGTGAAATGGGTTCAGGGCACACCGTAACGGCTTTGTATGAACTAATTCCCGCAGGCGTTGAAAGTCCTTATTTGGCCAAGTCTGATTCCCTGAAGTACCAGAAAAAAGAAATGGCAACGGCTCATAAAGACGAGTTGCTAAACCTGAAGATTCGTTACAAACACCCTCAGGAAGAAAAAAGCCAGTTGCTGGAACATCCGGTTTCGCACCGCCCCCAATCCTGGGCGAAAACGTCAGACGATTTCCGATTTACCGCCGCTGTAGCTGGGTTTGGCTTACTGCTGCGCGACTCGGAGTACAAAGGTGGTGCAACATTTGATCAAATGGCAGCTTTGGCGCGGGAGGCGCTCGGACCGGATACGGAAGGCTACCGCAGCGAACTGATCCGTTTAATAAAGGCAGCTAAAACACTGGATAACAGTGGGGTCGCTAGAAAATAA
- a CDS encoding RNA polymerase sigma factor — translation MFLKRFQKPKPSTDADYVSAYKATGSLELLGELYERYMEMVYAICFRYLRDEEESKDAVMVLFEQLIKDVEQHEIRNFKSWLYATTRNYCLMQIRQRKLLVNGYDFSSEETDELPFASLSDTDAPDLEQTLTRMDDCLQALPAEQQKSVALFYLDQKSYADIASQTGYDLKQVKSYLQNGRRNLKRCMEGRNE, via the coding sequence ATGTTTTTAAAGCGGTTCCAAAAACCAAAGCCTAGCACCGATGCCGACTATGTGTCGGCCTATAAAGCTACGGGCAGTCTGGAATTGCTGGGCGAACTGTACGAACGCTACATGGAGATGGTATACGCCATTTGTTTTCGTTACCTGCGGGACGAAGAAGAAAGTAAAGATGCCGTTATGGTTTTGTTTGAGCAATTGATCAAAGACGTTGAGCAGCACGAGATCCGTAATTTTAAAAGTTGGCTCTACGCAACGACCCGCAATTATTGCCTCATGCAAATCCGGCAACGCAAACTGCTGGTCAATGGATATGATTTTTCGAGTGAAGAAACGGATGAGCTTCCTTTCGCTTCGCTTTCCGATACCGACGCGCCCGATCTGGAGCAAACCCTAACGCGCATGGACGATTGCCTCCAGGCCTTGCCCGCCGAACAGCAGAAAAGTGTCGCTTTATTTTATTTGGATCAGAAAAGCTATGCCGACATTGCTTCCCAGACTGGCTATGATTTAAAGCAGGTAAAAAGTTATTTACAGAATGGCCGCAGAAACTTAAAAAGATGCATGGAAGGTCGCAATGAGTAA
- a CDS encoding energy transducer TonB produces MSKENQHNDQPLSADDLHRYRSGQLDAAERHRIERLLLKEPLYDEALEGFELLETHQKPLAPAISDLQQRLQQRVKPETKERRLPVGWWAAAASVTVLLGAFFFWYLRQDAPQRSVAVTPQREAPAVPQAPPTSSQPVERLSAKPLTPALPRQRKAPQTRQPTDDKILASPPTERVADTDAPQTTVSAVEAPQRIDTLRQSFSMAQPKIAMSAARQKPFAPAPMTVSGRVIDAETKEPLPGVTISFLKQKHAVVSDSLGRFESNKNLRLLDSAMVSYIGYKPKIVSSKDLLAGTIALKPDPQVLNEVIIVGYGTQKKADITGSVAKVSQKARPATGFAEYVRSQKKIPLAATENQVSGTVKLRFKVRKNGTLTQIRVVKGLGYGCDEEAIRLIRESPRWQPAIRKNKPISSRVEWEIAFP; encoded by the coding sequence ATGAGTAAAGAAAACCAACATAACGACCAACCGCTTTCAGCCGACGATTTACACCGCTACCGAAGCGGCCAACTCGACGCGGCGGAGCGGCACCGCATTGAGCGTCTGCTACTTAAAGAGCCGCTGTACGATGAAGCTCTGGAAGGTTTCGAGCTGTTGGAAACGCACCAGAAACCGTTGGCACCCGCCATATCCGATTTGCAGCAGCGGTTGCAACAGCGCGTGAAGCCGGAAACCAAAGAACGACGCTTGCCAGTAGGCTGGTGGGCCGCTGCCGCTTCGGTTACTGTCTTGCTGGGAGCCTTTTTCTTTTGGTATCTTAGGCAGGATGCGCCCCAACGCTCGGTTGCCGTGACGCCGCAACGCGAAGCTCCGGCAGTTCCGCAAGCCCCGCCAACCAGTTCACAACCGGTTGAGCGCTTATCCGCCAAACCCCTTACTCCTGCTTTACCTCGTCAACGAAAAGCGCCCCAAACCCGGCAACCTACCGACGACAAAATTCTAGCAAGCCCACCCACGGAGCGAGTGGCGGATACCGATGCACCGCAAACAACCGTTTCTGCTGTTGAAGCCCCGCAACGAATTGACACTTTACGGCAATCGTTTTCGATGGCTCAACCTAAGATAGCCATGTCCGCCGCTAGGCAGAAACCGTTTGCACCAGCGCCGATGACCGTTAGCGGGCGGGTGATCGATGCGGAAACAAAAGAGCCGTTGCCCGGTGTAACCATCTCGTTTTTGAAGCAGAAACACGCCGTTGTTTCAGATAGCCTTGGGCGCTTCGAATCGAACAAAAACCTTCGGCTACTGGATTCGGCGATGGTATCGTACATTGGATATAAACCCAAGATCGTCTCCTCAAAGGATTTACTGGCTGGTACTATTGCCCTAAAACCTGATCCGCAGGTCTTGAACGAAGTAATCATTGTTGGATACGGCACACAAAAAAAAGCGGATATCACAGGATCCGTTGCGAAGGTCTCTCAGAAAGCTCGCCCCGCCACAGGCTTTGCCGAATACGTTCGATCTCAGAAAAAAATTCCCTTAGCCGCCACCGAAAACCAAGTCTCAGGCACAGTCAAGCTACGGTTCAAGGTTCGAAAAAATGGTACGCTTACGCAAATTAGAGTCGTTAAAGGATTGGGTTACGGCTGTGACGAAGAGGCGATTCGGCTCATCCGGGAGTCGCCCCGCTGGCAGCCTGCTATCCGAAAAAATAAACCCATCAGCAGCCGTGTAGAATGGGAAATTGCTTTTCCATGA
- a CDS encoding OmpA family protein produces MTLKVYELSGMNIQCKWLVAFLLIFCGFVCQAQTQALIQEADRQLELRAYGRSIDLYTQLLTELNNALTSEQRISVRSNLALSYKSVGDLQKAENTYRELINSSELSGDKINAYLQFAQVLASNGKYRESQSMYEKYNSLKGRQAVRDQIPISSPTAPALVNGKKPVVKYRLEVLEMNTSNAEFSPMYFRDGLIYISGKKGGSAIETSGSGGGGGYLDLFYIPDRRLIKVSKIINPDGTVAKAAAASKKDRRRGNGSRASANDSRSIGGYINVTGDLGYGKAAKSGQRFSKELNTRYHEGPATFSSDGSRIVFTRNNYNEGRVRQSTEGVTNLKLYTAEQQSGNWVNIKELPFNSNEYSVGHPALSRDDQWLVFASDMPGGYGGTDLYIVQFQGGKWGKPVNLGAQINTKGNELFPFIDENGNLYFSSDGRRGLGGLDIYFALMKSPTQVELVDHLDAPINSDQDDFGLITDGLRRTGYFSTNRFNGSDDILRFSRQSSLYGCRNLTLRLYNDDNNQPLDSVVVEIQEKGDGKQVRKIVTKADGLIQLCLEPNNDFVFKSSKDGFITSTIGFSTRSMLDDSPSRLEIALFEPKEVSDTVSIANAKSPSESDNDGWGPVNVAKSHIRGVVMSEGDRKPIEGVTVRLRGECDGLVQTVQTGPDGRYEFELSENCGYTLVATKERYGTNMNRINKLPKPATPKVLSADLRMLRVGDIVQLDNIYYDLDKWNIRPDAARELDKLVATMRKYPSLNVEIRSHTDSRGDNNYNKYLSAQRANSVVNYLVYKGIARKRCVAAGYGESMPVNNCVDGVNCTEEEYQRNRRTEFKVLSIR; encoded by the coding sequence ATGACGTTAAAAGTATACGAATTGTCGGGTATGAATATCCAGTGTAAATGGTTAGTGGCTTTTCTGCTGATTTTCTGCGGCTTTGTCTGCCAGGCGCAGACGCAGGCGCTTATTCAGGAAGCCGACCGGCAATTAGAACTGCGTGCCTACGGTCGTTCCATTGATTTATACACGCAGCTCCTTACCGAACTGAATAATGCGTTAACGAGCGAGCAGCGCATTAGTGTACGCTCCAATCTGGCCCTGAGTTACAAATCAGTAGGGGATTTACAGAAAGCAGAAAATACCTATCGTGAATTAATTAATTCCTCGGAGCTGTCGGGGGATAAAATAAATGCTTACCTGCAATTTGCGCAGGTACTAGCCAGTAACGGGAAGTACCGCGAGTCGCAGAGTATGTACGAAAAATACAATTCGCTGAAAGGGCGGCAGGCCGTTCGGGATCAGATTCCCATCTCGTCGCCAACGGCTCCTGCGCTGGTAAACGGCAAGAAACCTGTTGTCAAATACCGACTGGAAGTGTTGGAAATGAATACCTCCAATGCGGAATTTAGTCCCATGTATTTTCGGGATGGGTTGATTTACATTTCGGGTAAAAAAGGCGGCTCAGCCATCGAAACTTCGGGGAGTGGCGGCGGCGGGGGTTACTTGGATTTATTTTATATCCCAGATCGTCGGTTGATTAAGGTTAGTAAAATCATCAATCCAGATGGAACGGTAGCGAAAGCGGCGGCGGCCTCAAAAAAAGATCGGCGTCGGGGCAATGGCTCGCGGGCAAGTGCAAATGATTCGCGCAGCATTGGTGGGTATATCAATGTCACAGGCGATCTTGGCTATGGAAAAGCCGCGAAATCGGGCCAGCGATTCAGTAAAGAGCTAAATACCCGTTACCACGAAGGGCCTGCCACGTTTTCGAGCGATGGCTCCCGCATTGTCTTTACCCGGAATAATTACAACGAAGGCCGCGTTCGGCAAAGTACGGAAGGCGTTACGAACCTGAAGCTTTATACGGCTGAGCAACAAAGCGGTAACTGGGTCAATATTAAAGAATTGCCTTTTAATAGCAACGAATATTCAGTGGGTCATCCTGCCTTAAGCAGGGACGATCAGTGGCTGGTTTTTGCGTCGGATATGCCAGGAGGCTACGGCGGAACCGACTTGTATATTGTTCAGTTTCAAGGTGGAAAATGGGGAAAACCGGTGAACTTGGGGGCGCAGATTAACACCAAAGGAAATGAGCTTTTTCCATTCATTGACGAAAATGGAAATTTGTACTTCTCTTCGGATGGGCGGCGTGGACTGGGTGGTCTGGACATTTATTTCGCGCTGATGAAATCACCAACACAGGTTGAGTTGGTCGATCATTTGGATGCGCCTATTAACTCCGATCAGGATGATTTTGGACTTATTACGGACGGTCTGCGCCGCACGGGTTATTTCAGCACCAACCGCTTTAATGGGAGCGATGATATCTTGCGGTTTTCGCGGCAAAGCTCGCTCTATGGCTGCCGAAACCTGACCTTGCGGCTTTACAATGACGATAACAACCAGCCGCTGGATAGTGTCGTGGTCGAAATTCAGGAGAAGGGCGATGGTAAACAAGTCCGGAAAATAGTCACCAAGGCGGACGGCCTCATTCAGTTGTGCCTGGAACCAAATAATGATTTTGTGTTTAAGTCGTCAAAAGATGGATTTATTACCAGCACAATTGGTTTTTCGACCCGTTCGATGCTCGACGACTCGCCTTCACGCCTGGAAATTGCCCTGTTTGAGCCTAAAGAGGTTTCCGACACGGTTTCGATTGCCAATGCCAAATCGCCGAGTGAGAGTGACAATGATGGCTGGGGGCCTGTGAACGTGGCAAAATCGCACATTCGGGGGGTGGTTATGAGTGAAGGTGACCGGAAACCGATTGAAGGCGTGACGGTACGTTTGCGCGGGGAATGCGACGGCTTGGTGCAGACGGTGCAAACAGGTCCCGATGGGCGTTACGAATTTGAATTATCCGAGAATTGTGGGTACACGCTGGTCGCTACCAAAGAGCGATACGGCACCAACATGAACCGGATCAATAAGTTGCCCAAACCCGCTACCCCCAAGGTGTTATCTGCTGATTTACGCATGCTGCGCGTGGGCGATATTGTACAGCTAGACAATATTTATTACGACCTTGATAAGTGGAACATTCGTCCCGATGCGGCCCGTGAACTGGACAAACTGGTGGCAACGATGCGAAAATATCCGTCTCTGAACGTGGAGATCCGGTCGCATACCGATAGTCGGGGGGATAACAATTACAATAAATATTTATCCGCACAGCGGGCAAATTCGGTGGTGAATTATTTAGTTTACAAAGGAATCGCGCGTAAGCGATGCGTGGCGGCTGGCTACGGAGAATCCATGCCCGTGAACAATTGCGTCGATGGCGTAAATTGCACCGAAGAAGAATATCAACGAAACCGCAGGACCGAATTTAAAGTGCTCTCTATTCGGTAA
- a CDS encoding porin family protein: MKRGVIMIVGLLSLTISSVFAQQRWSAGPRLGLNLSTAVGAIDNTKLAPGLAVGGFIMYSDVNHFGVSADVLYSQRGFRFDQANQQGTYKYRQRVDYLEVPVLFRYFMNRSGNFRPNLFLGPNLGLMIGADRTSPDVKNKELFRNAELGATVGLSFNFRVRSAQRLHIDARYTLGLTDFTYDKPGYINSPDNINNGTVRNSTFQLLLGYGFGVGRSY, encoded by the coding sequence ATGAAAAGAGGAGTAATTATGATTGTAGGCTTGCTGTCGCTTACAATTTCATCTGTTTTTGCGCAGCAACGCTGGAGCGCTGGTCCACGGCTCGGCTTAAATTTATCCACCGCCGTTGGAGCTATTGACAACACAAAATTAGCACCGGGTCTAGCAGTGGGCGGTTTCATCATGTATAGTGATGTTAACCATTTTGGCGTTTCCGCAGACGTTCTATATTCGCAACGTGGCTTTCGTTTTGACCAGGCCAATCAGCAAGGAACCTACAAATACCGGCAGCGGGTTGACTATCTGGAAGTACCTGTTTTATTCCGTTATTTCATGAACCGGAGCGGCAACTTCCGCCCGAATTTATTCTTGGGACCAAACCTTGGCCTAATGATAGGTGCTGACCGCACTAGCCCCGATGTGAAAAACAAGGAACTCTTCCGCAACGCCGAATTGGGCGCTACGGTTGGGCTTAGCTTTAACTTTCGGGTTAGAAGTGCCCAGCGTTTGCACATCGATGCACGCTATACACTGGGTTTAACTGACTTTACGTATGATAAGCCAGGATACATCAACTCACCAGACAATATTAACAATGGTACTGTCCGCAACTCTACCTTCCAGTTACTGCTGGGTTATGGTTTCGGAGTAGGCCGGAGCTATTAA
- a CDS encoding YceI family protein, with protein sequence MNPLRHIPTICCFLALGMLSLSFRMPMAKRKLMADKSATTITYAMRHPMHTWEGVSRDVTCAVVYNDETNRIENVAAVVKVASFDSQNSNRDSHALESTEALKYPNITFSSQDIQPGDGNTLTIRGNMTFHNVTRPMTIQATRKEASGKLTIDGNFDFKLTDFKIEKPSLMMVPVEDEVKMRFVFVFKMPANS encoded by the coding sequence ATGAATCCACTACGCCATATTCCGACAATCTGTTGTTTCCTGGCACTTGGTATGCTGTCGCTTTCTTTCAGAATGCCGATGGCTAAACGAAAGCTAATGGCCGACAAGTCGGCAACGACAATCACCTATGCGATGCGCCACCCCATGCACACCTGGGAGGGCGTCAGCCGCGATGTGACCTGCGCCGTTGTGTATAATGACGAGACAAACCGCATCGAAAACGTGGCCGCCGTGGTTAAGGTTGCTTCTTTCGATAGCCAGAACAGCAACCGCGATTCGCACGCGCTGGAGTCAACGGAAGCCCTGAAATACCCGAATATTACGTTTTCCAGCCAGGATATTCAGCCGGGCGATGGCAATACGCTCACCATTCGTGGCAATATGACGTTTCATAACGTAACTCGCCCGATGACGATTCAGGCTACCCGAAAAGAGGCCAGCGGCAAGCTGACGATTGACGGCAATTTTGATTTTAAACTAACGGATTTTAAAATTGAGAAACCCAGTCTGATGATGGTTCCCGTGGAGGACGAGGTGAAGATGCGGTTTGTTTTTGTCTTTAAAATGCCCGCTAATAGCTAG
- a CDS encoding 4-(cytidine 5'-diphospho)-2-C-methyl-D-erythritol kinase produces the protein MVTFPNAKINIGLNIIEKRPDGYHNLESCFYPVGWTDLLEVIPAPAFSFTTDGIAIPGDPAKNLCVKAYEALRQDFDLPPVHLHLHKMVPIGAGLGGGSADAAFALKLLNEEFSLGLTVAQLEEYARPLGSDCAFFVRNEPLFCREKGDVFDEIELSLKGYTIVLVYPNLAISTAEAYAGIRPRKPEIPLVEALKTPLVEWKNQIRNDFEESLFPNHPILPDIKQQLYEAGALYASMSGSGSTLYGIYEQAPILPNHFESYRVWQGRL, from the coding sequence ATGGTTACATTTCCGAACGCAAAAATCAACATCGGATTAAATATTATTGAGAAACGGCCGGACGGTTACCACAACCTGGAGTCCTGTTTTTATCCCGTCGGCTGGACCGATTTGCTGGAAGTTATTCCAGCGCCTGCGTTTTCGTTCACAACGGACGGAATTGCCATTCCCGGCGATCCGGCCAAAAATTTGTGCGTAAAAGCGTACGAAGCCTTACGGCAAGATTTCGACCTGCCTCCCGTTCACCTGCATTTGCATAAAATGGTGCCCATTGGTGCAGGCCTCGGTGGTGGCTCTGCAGATGCAGCGTTTGCCTTAAAACTGCTAAATGAAGAATTTAGCTTGGGTTTAACCGTTGCCCAACTCGAAGAATATGCCCGCCCGCTAGGCAGCGATTGCGCTTTTTTTGTTCGCAATGAACCGCTTTTTTGCCGCGAGAAAGGGGATGTTTTCGACGAAATTGAGCTTTCCCTGAAAGGCTATACCATTGTGTTGGTTTACCCAAATCTTGCCATTTCAACGGCTGAAGCGTACGCTGGTATTCGGCCCCGCAAGCCAGAAATCCCACTGGTGGAGGCCTTAAAAACGCCTTTAGTGGAATGGAAAAACCAGATTCGAAACGATTTTGAAGAAAGTCTGTTTCCGAATCATCCGATTTTACCCGACATTAAACAGCAACTGTACGAAGCGGGAGCGTTGTATGCCAGCATGAGCGGTTCTGGCTCAACTTTGTACGGCATTTATGAGCAGGCCCCCATCTTACCAAACCATTTTGAGTCATATCGCGTTTGGCAAGGTAGACTCTGA